Proteins from one Candidatus Saccharimonadales bacterium genomic window:
- a CDS encoding NUDIX domain-containing protein translates to MQTKVLIVGVVKKDGAILMRKKPDGSPPYKETWYIFGAEATSNVDPDDAIIAEVRTKAGVTVTVKNKISWDTEVKHDLDGIKKFFIYLDVECEYVSGDIQVAEGIEKIEWVKPEDLSSYDIVPPSRILFEKLGYIN, encoded by the coding sequence ATGCAAACAAAAGTCCTTATCGTTGGTGTCGTGAAAAAAGATGGTGCAATTTTAATGCGTAAAAAACCAGATGGCTCACCTCCTTATAAAGAAACGTGGTACATATTTGGTGCTGAGGCCACGTCAAACGTTGACCCCGATGATGCAATCATCGCCGAAGTACGCACTAAAGCCGGCGTAACAGTAACCGTAAAGAACAAAATATCTTGGGATACGGAAGTTAAACACGATCTCGATGGCATCAAAAAGTTTTTCATCTATCTCGATGTCGAATGTGAGTACGTAAGCGGAGATATTCAAGTCGCTGAAGGAATAGAAAAGATTGAGTGGGTTAAGCCTGAAGATCTTTCATCCTATGATATTGTTCCCCCGTCTCGAATTCTATTTGAAAAACTTGGCTACATAAATTAA
- a CDS encoding reverse transcriptase/maturase family protein translates to MIQTDNDGNVLKLPRQLELDLDLVVKAVGGGRISRKSVHSFDFTTISSEKALWQAWKKFSTGKKSRFDVGEYQKHITESIHILSRDLETHSYIHGSYQPFTICDPKTRKIHKAKVRDRLVHQAIVSATEPLFEKRFIHDSYSCRVGKGTHAGVARLGLFLRQASRNNTQKVYALKCDVRQFFASIDHEILMRLIELRVDDKQTIELLRTIILSHGHENGKGIPLGNVTSQLFANIYLHELDWFMKQTLGIKHYLRYCDDFVIVSTDKAYLESLIEPIGIFLRDNLMLGLHPDKVSIRSWHQGIDFLGHVLRPYAITLRTKTKRRVLLRISENNLSSYLGICLHTNGYRLSQVVKNIAWNNEITE, encoded by the coding sequence TTGATACAAACTGACAATGACGGGAATGTTTTGAAACTGCCCAGGCAACTTGAGCTGGACCTTGATCTTGTGGTCAAAGCTGTCGGGGGGGGTCGGATTAGCAGAAAGTCTGTTCATTCTTTCGATTTTACTACAATCAGTTCAGAAAAAGCACTGTGGCAAGCATGGAAAAAGTTTTCTACAGGCAAGAAATCACGTTTTGATGTTGGCGAGTATCAAAAGCACATTACTGAAAGCATCCACATTTTGAGCAGAGACCTCGAAACGCATAGTTACATACACGGAAGTTACCAACCATTCACGATTTGCGACCCAAAAACTCGAAAGATCCACAAAGCAAAGGTAAGGGACAGGCTTGTTCATCAAGCGATTGTTTCGGCGACTGAGCCATTATTTGAAAAACGATTTATTCACGACAGCTATTCATGTCGAGTCGGTAAAGGTACGCATGCTGGTGTGGCACGACTGGGGTTGTTCCTTCGTCAGGCAAGCCGTAATAATACTCAGAAGGTATATGCGCTTAAGTGTGATGTACGACAATTCTTCGCCTCGATCGATCACGAAATTCTTATGCGTCTTATTGAGTTAAGGGTTGATGACAAACAAACCATAGAATTACTACGGACGATTATTCTCAGTCACGGACATGAGAACGGAAAAGGCATTCCACTTGGCAATGTCACAAGCCAGCTATTCGCTAACATTTATCTGCACGAACTCGACTGGTTTATGAAACAAACCCTCGGTATCAAACACTACCTTAGGTACTGTGATGATTTTGTCATCGTTTCAACAGACAAAGCGTATTTAGAATCGCTTATCGAACCGATCGGAATATTCCTGAGAGATAATTTAATGCTAGGGTTGCATCCAGATAAAGTGTCTATTCGTTCATGGCATCAGGGAATTGATTTCTTGGGACATGTCTTGCGACCATATGCGATTACTCTCCGGACGAAGACGAAACGGCGGGTGCTTCTACGAATTAGTGAAAATAATCTCAGCTCGTACTTAGGGATTTGTTTACACACGAATGGATATCGGCTGTCGCAGGTAGTGAAGAATATTGCTTGGAATAATGAAATTACTGAATAA
- a CDS encoding DUF2726 domain-containing protein codes for MEVLFLAGFLIVAAAFVNLVRRNSQVERKIRKKDTYTYTAKNLLMSRAESEFFTKIEDAVSERYYVFPQVHLSAILEHRVKGQDWSYAFKHINGKSVDYVLCDKTTLQPMYAIELDDYTHESKDRIERDTEVERIFKQAHLPLVRFANKNVSNEEIIQALVSANSKFS; via the coding sequence ATGGAAGTATTATTCTTAGCTGGATTTCTTATCGTTGCTGCTGCATTTGTTAATCTAGTACGACGAAATTCTCAAGTTGAGCGAAAGATTCGTAAAAAAGATACTTATACATACACAGCTAAAAACTTATTAATGTCGAGGGCTGAGTCGGAGTTTTTTACAAAAATAGAGGATGCTGTGAGCGAGCGATATTATGTCTTCCCTCAAGTGCACCTATCGGCAATCCTTGAACACCGAGTTAAAGGTCAGGATTGGAGCTATGCATTCAAACACATTAACGGTAAGTCAGTTGATTACGTGCTTTGCGATAAGACTACACTCCAGCCAATGTATGCCATAGAACTAGATGATTATACACACGAAAGTAAAGACCGTATTGAGCGTGATACTGAAGTTGAAAGAATATTTAAACAGGCTCACTTACCTTTAGTGCGATTCGCAAATAAAAATGTGTCGAATGAAGAGATTATTCAAGCACTCGTAAGCGCAAATTCTAAATTTAGCTAG